A stretch of DNA from Plasmodium brasilianum strain Bolivian I chromosome 3, whole genome shotgun sequence:
tttttttttttttttttgaacaagTGTATGAAGCAGTCTGATCTTCAACAGTTACGACAACTccattattacaatttttttttattacgtaTGACAGATTCACCGTGGCCATTGATTTTGAAGAATGTCGATAGGTGAAAAGTTTAATGAAGCCCTTTATTGGCTGAAAGAAGAATTGGATGAAATACTTAAAGAAGTAGAACTAGAAAAAAgcgaaataattttaagtgAAATATGTACGAagattaatgaaaaaatgaaaagtatgAACAGTAGTGAATCCTTAGACttgtataatgaaaaagCAAAGGAACCAATAGAACATGCAAATTTAATATCTTGGCAAAAGTTgaattattgtatatttcattatgttcatttatacaataaaatacatGAAAAATTGCTAATTGAAGAGgatgatttttattttacttttgattcaaataattattacgtgaggaaaaaatttaagcaTAGTCTGGCATTTCATCCGTTGGTATATACCATCGATGCTGCGTACTTCAATCTtttgttttcctttatttctGGGGGCGTCAACAGGGATGGCTGTGGTATTGATCACTATAGTGATCATGAACATGAACATGAACATGATCATGATCAtgatcataataataataataataataataataataataataatggcgATGACTATTTTCATTGCAGTAGTGTCTATTACTCTGATCATGATGACCATCAAAATAGACGTGCTTTAGTGGATGCACACAACAGGAATGACGACCACCCAAGTAAGGATAATGCAAACAGAGGAAATATCTTTGACCACCTTAGCATGTATAAATGTTCGAGTAATAAGTGGTGTGGTAATAGTAACTACATTACAAATATCATCATTGATCAGTCTTTACACAAAACGGGGTGCTCTACTACAGAACGGATGACTAGAggagataaaataaaaaaaaaggcaaaaaatgAGGTGCACATTTTTgagcaaaaaaaagagaaaaaaaaaaaaaattcaaaaaagtcagtaaatgcaaaataaagtacatatacaacgatgatataaaatataaacaaaactTTATTATAACAGAGGAGTCCTACGCATCCCTGAGTGAACGGTTCCCCAAAATTTTTGATATTACCAAATACATAGAAAGAAACACTCAAATGTTATACAACTTTGGTGTAAAGAAGCAGGTCGAGTGGGTAAATTCGCCAAGTGGAAAAGAAATCCCGGCAGATGTAGAAGCGGGGGCAGATATAGAAGCGGGGGCAGATGTAGAAGCGGGGGCAGATATAGAAGCGGGGGCAGATGTAGAAGCGGGGGCAGATGTAGAAGCGGGGGCAGATATAGAAGCTGGGGCAGATATAGAAGCCAGAGCAGATGTAGAAGCCAGAGCAGATGTAGAAGCCGGGGCAGATGTAGAATCCGGGGCAGATATAGAATCCATAGAACACCCAGGTGAAGTAAGAAGCAAGTGCGTCCTTCAACCGCCATGCACGCGTAACAACTGTGCTCGGACGGGTTTGCAACTTTTGGATGAAAATCATGCTCAGAAAAAAGATATGCAGCTAAAGGGTGAGAAAAACAAACGTAGAAGAAATgtggaagaaaaagaatgGAATAAGAATAAGACATATCTAAATGATATATACACACGAACAGTGCAAAATAACATGTATACGGTTGAGC
This window harbors:
- a CDS encoding hypothetical protein (conserved Plasmodium protein); amino-acid sequence: MSIGEKFNEALYWLKEELDEILKEVELEKSEIILSEICTKINEKMKSMNSSESLDLYNEKAKEPIEHANLISWQKLNYCIFHYVHLYNKIHEKLLIEEDDFYFTFDSNNYYVRKKFKHSLAFHPLVYTIDAAYFNLLFSFISGGVNRDGCGIDHYSDHEHEHEHDHDHDHNNNNNNNNNNNNGDDYFHCSSVYYSDHDDHQNRRALVDAHNRNDDHPSKDNANRGNIFDHLSMYKCSSNKWCGNSNYITNIIIDQSLHKTGCSTTERMTRGDKIKKKAKNEESYASLSERFPKIFDITKYIERNTQMLYNFGVKKQVEWVNSPSGKEIPADVEAGADIEAGADVEAGADIEAGADVEAGADVEAGADIEAGADIEARADVEARADVEAGADVESGADIESIEHPGEVRSKCVLQPPCTRNNCARTGLQLLDENHAQKKDMQLKGEKNKRRRNVEEKEWNKNKTYLNDIYTRTVQNNMYTVEPNMNEKIKVYNGDITSIRCNAIVLFANNNYKYSKNVCENLYSSNLMKLEEEEKLEIKMQKSGEVYITTSYDSIHKYILHAMLPKYNSKFVLATHNTMNLCVQEILYRCFEKQIQSISIPVVSFHLFFPINIFLITLLKSIRSLLIQPHFYNTVKTIVLVTNSNDIYFLLLKYMSIFFPRCSQESFLSTNIAILGNKFGSIDVQNRSIPIFRSFRKVMHMNRGSRTRRRRRHGGRYERRCGSRRGRGCCSEHCSADEKNIHHPSAGDADFPEWDLKKRHSLQNGPVGGNYTDLSYSSCSSYMADASHMSYSSSATSSYSSTSSFCSPSSISSSSEIFKEADAEFLNLRSENEGHKNFFNLNQINRGEDTMNLECCLRLSYMYDKKEKFKELKDTYFVYDYGFDELGRNTIIINFFNFPLELSKYFDIKKVLRKC